From the genome of Spirosomataceae bacterium TFI 002, one region includes:
- a CDS encoding Heparinase II/III-like protein — protein sequence MTQFPIKGLLLTLLLSLASFCSQAQKQKLVLENPITAEYLKQNLSKQHPRLILNPAIEKNLKAKLKSDPLVANYYSFLKAEAEDILKEPLVKRELEGFRLLFVSREMMRRMSVLSLVYRIDKDKRMLQRIDEELNAVCNFIDWNPIHFLDVAEMSFAVAMAVDWTGDVLPKKTVQLAKKSLIEKAILPSYNENGERMFWLKGNNNWNTICHSGMIIASLTIAEDNYDLAAKTISRALNDITGSLEAYAPDGVYPEGPSYWEYGTSYGVVASEVLTTALGKDFGLSASPGFMNSAAFRLLTLSPQGQFFNFSDSQELPNGRGSVLLSWFAAKTGDSNYLDKEFFQNPGETKGGMMGPGLIWLSQYSPKTKGDIPKQWFGDGINPIAVVRGETNDFFLAAKGGLAQLSHGNIDAGSFVFDLDGVRWSIDPGNQQYYLLNKIGFPLSDMSQNSPRWSLMTKGNVTHSTISVNDERFNVKGRAAITNFTKGQNPKIEIDMTPPLEGQLKSLKRTFTKESDRSLIITDEFETLESTKYLRWAMMTTAEVQTTANGAILSQSGKKLKLSIQSPSNLQVSVTSFDPPPLEIDKIIPNLKRVEILIPAYTVKDGKGKLEVRLSGD from the coding sequence ATGACACAGTTTCCTATCAAAGGACTACTACTAACTTTGCTTTTGAGTTTAGCTAGCTTTTGCTCGCAAGCTCAAAAGCAAAAATTGGTTTTGGAGAATCCTATTACTGCCGAATATTTAAAGCAAAATCTCTCTAAGCAACATCCAAGACTGATCTTAAACCCAGCAATAGAAAAGAATCTTAAAGCCAAGCTAAAAAGTGACCCACTAGTTGCAAACTACTACAGTTTTCTGAAAGCGGAGGCCGAGGATATTTTAAAGGAGCCTTTGGTTAAAAGAGAGTTAGAAGGCTTTCGCTTGCTGTTTGTTTCTCGCGAAATGATGCGAAGAATGAGCGTTTTATCTCTTGTATATAGAATAGATAAAGACAAAAGAATGCTCCAGCGAATAGATGAAGAGCTGAATGCCGTTTGCAATTTCATTGACTGGAATCCCATACACTTTCTTGACGTAGCTGAAATGTCCTTTGCGGTTGCCATGGCTGTGGATTGGACTGGAGACGTACTTCCCAAAAAAACAGTTCAACTTGCCAAAAAGTCCTTAATTGAGAAAGCCATACTGCCGAGTTATAATGAAAATGGAGAAAGAATGTTTTGGCTCAAAGGCAACAATAATTGGAATACCATTTGCCATTCGGGAATGATTATCGCGTCACTAACAATCGCAGAAGACAACTACGACTTAGCAGCTAAAACCATTTCACGAGCATTAAACGACATCACAGGTTCGCTAGAAGCATATGCTCCAGATGGTGTTTATCCCGAAGGCCCATCCTATTGGGAATATGGAACCAGTTACGGAGTTGTAGCATCAGAAGTACTAACAACAGCTTTGGGTAAGGACTTTGGTTTATCTGCCAGCCCTGGTTTTATGAATAGTGCAGCATTCAGATTGCTTACACTTTCTCCTCAAGGTCAGTTTTTTAACTTTTCAGATTCACAAGAACTACCAAATGGAAGAGGCTCAGTTCTGTTATCTTGGTTTGCAGCTAAAACAGGAGATTCAAATTATCTGGACAAAGAATTCTTCCAAAACCCAGGCGAAACAAAAGGCGGAATGATGGGCCCTGGCCTTATTTGGTTATCTCAATACAGTCCTAAAACAAAAGGAGACATACCAAAACAATGGTTTGGCGACGGGATTAACCCAATCGCTGTAGTGAGAGGTGAGACCAATGATTTCTTTCTTGCTGCAAAAGGTGGATTGGCACAACTGAGTCATGGTAATATTGATGCTGGTTCTTTTGTATTTGACCTTGATGGGGTCCGTTGGTCCATTGATCCCGGTAACCAACAATATTACTTATTGAATAAAATTGGATTTCCGTTGTCGGACATGTCACAAAACAGCCCTCGATGGTCACTTATGACCAAAGGAAATGTTACTCATAGCACAATTTCGGTGAATGATGAACGCTTCAATGTAAAAGGAAGGGCAGCTATTACCAATTTCACGAAAGGGCAAAACCCAAAAATTGAAATCGACATGACTCCTCCTTTAGAAGGTCAATTAAAATCATTAAAAAGGACATTTACAAAAGAAAGTGACCGCTCTCTTATCATCACTGATGAGTTTGAAACCTTAGAAAGTACGAAATATCTAAGATGGGCGATGATGACCACTGCAGAAGTCCAAACCACTGCAAACGGGGCAATACTGAGCCAAAGTGGAAAAAAATTGAAGTTGAGTATTCAGTCGCCAAGTAATTTGCAAGTTTCGGTTACATCCTTTGACCCACCTCCTCTTGAGATCGACAAAATTATTCCAAACCTTAAAAGAGTTGAAATCTTAATCCCTGCTTATACGGTAAAAGATGGAAAAGGGAAATTGGAGGTTCGTTTATCGGGAGATTAA
- a CDS encoding Cephalosporin-C deacetylase, which yields MKFSVKHFYCLLFVCFLSSSSILLAQPKRELVQVIVSPDHADWNYQSGDKAEFNITVLKNNVPVEGIEISYVIQPELMDAWDTGKLTLKKGVASVKSNKFKEAGFLRCTASVEVDGKTYSSYATAAFSPEKIKPTTTLPSDFEAFWNKGKSDLSKVPINPVLTLLPERCTSKVNVYHVSIDNISGKIYGILCTPKAPGKYPAILHVPGAGVRPYYGDVSEAENGFVSFTIGIHGIPVNLDQEVYDNLRYGALNGYQTFNLDDKDKAYYKRVYLGCVRSVDFIYTLDSFDGNNIGVTGGSQGGALSIVTAGLDSRIDYLAAFYPALADMTGFLNGRAGGWPKIFKDDFTNKPEKIETSKYYDVANFARFVKVEGWYSWGYNDNVCPPTSMFAAYNLINAKKELHIFQETQHWTFPEQQELKNEWLFGKLKN from the coding sequence ATGAAATTTTCAGTAAAACATTTTTATTGCCTACTCTTTGTATGCTTTTTAAGCTCTAGCTCAATTCTTTTAGCTCAACCAAAACGAGAGCTAGTTCAAGTTATCGTAAGTCCTGATCATGCAGATTGGAATTATCAGTCAGGTGATAAAGCAGAATTCAACATCACCGTATTAAAAAATAATGTACCCGTTGAAGGAATAGAGATTTCTTATGTGATTCAACCAGAATTAATGGATGCTTGGGATACAGGAAAACTGACTCTAAAAAAAGGTGTTGCAAGCGTAAAATCAAACAAGTTCAAAGAAGCCGGTTTCCTACGTTGTACTGCCAGTGTAGAAGTTGATGGCAAAACATATTCATCTTACGCCACAGCCGCATTTTCTCCCGAAAAAATAAAGCCTACTACAACGCTACCTAGCGATTTTGAGGCTTTTTGGAACAAAGGGAAATCGGACTTAAGCAAAGTACCCATTAATCCTGTATTAACCTTACTACCCGAGCGTTGCACTTCAAAAGTAAATGTATACCATGTAAGCATTGACAATATTTCTGGTAAAATATATGGTATACTTTGTACGCCAAAAGCACCGGGCAAATACCCTGCAATTTTGCACGTACCGGGAGCGGGTGTTCGCCCATACTACGGAGATGTATCCGAAGCTGAAAATGGTTTTGTTTCGTTCACAATTGGTATTCATGGCATACCTGTCAACTTAGATCAAGAAGTGTATGATAACTTACGATATGGTGCTCTTAATGGTTATCAGACCTTTAACTTAGATGACAAAGACAAGGCTTATTACAAGAGAGTATATTTAGGATGTGTTCGATCTGTTGATTTTATATACACGCTCGATAGTTTTGACGGAAATAATATTGGTGTCACTGGTGGAAGCCAAGGAGGAGCATTATCCATTGTTACAGCCGGCTTAGATAGCAGAATTGACTACTTGGCGGCATTTTACCCAGCATTGGCTGACATGACAGGTTTTCTGAATGGGCGAGCAGGTGGATGGCCTAAAATCTTCAAAGATGATTTCACAAACAAACCAGAGAAGATTGAGACTTCTAAATATTATGACGTTGCCAATTTTGCAAGATTTGTAAAAGTAGAAGGCTGGTACAGTTGGGGTTACAATGACAACGTATGCCCTCCTACTTCAATGTTTGCGGCTTACAATCTCATCAATGCTAAAAAAGAGCTTCATATTTTTCAAGAAACACAGCATTGGACATTCCCAGAGCAACAGGAATTGAAAAATGAGTGGCTATTTGGGAAGTTAAAAAACTAA
- a CDS encoding UDP-N-acetylmuramate: L-alanyl-gamma-D-glutamyl-meso-diaminopimelate ligase, which translates to MLDFGLILDVKYFMNKTRVHFIAVGGAIMHNLALALQSKGYIVTGSDDEIYDPAKSRLQKAGILPETIGWFPEKISSELDAIILGMHARKENPELLKAQELGLKVYSFPEYVFEQSEHKQRVVIAGSHGKTSITSIILHVLKFHNRKFDYLVGAQIEGFDLMVQLTEDAPIIIMEGDEYLSSALEMKSKFLFYHPHIVLVSGVAWDHFNVFPKFEDYVAAFEQLADGIPKAGSIIYDETDDIVKVIGDKEREDVNRFPYKAHPYTVKDGKVALKTDDGAIPVKIFGEHNMKNLMGAKLVLDRLGINESMFYQAIKTFGGAAKRLEKLDENKHTVIYRDFAHAPSKAKATTEATAELYADRNLVACYELHTFSSLNKTFLPHYADSLNAADTAVVFYSPHTIEMKKMPALNEAEVKAAFGREDLNVFTDRAALESFLKAQNWYESNLLLMSSGTFGGMDFKAFGKDILALPVTKTKRERKGTMLGRFLKKKRK; encoded by the coding sequence ATGTTAGATTTCGGACTTATTTTAGATGTTAAATATTTTATGAATAAAACTCGGGTTCATTTTATTGCAGTAGGTGGTGCCATCATGCACAACTTGGCATTGGCACTTCAAAGCAAAGGGTATATTGTTACCGGATCAGACGATGAAATCTACGATCCTGCAAAAAGCCGCCTCCAAAAAGCAGGTATTTTACCTGAAACAATTGGTTGGTTTCCAGAAAAAATATCTAGTGAGTTGGATGCCATTATACTTGGTATGCATGCTCGCAAAGAAAACCCAGAGTTACTAAAAGCTCAAGAACTTGGCCTCAAAGTGTATTCTTTTCCTGAGTATGTTTTTGAGCAAAGCGAACATAAACAAAGGGTAGTTATAGCTGGTAGTCATGGTAAAACCAGTATTACGAGCATCATTCTCCACGTACTGAAGTTTCATAATCGTAAGTTTGATTACCTCGTAGGTGCTCAGATAGAGGGTTTTGACCTCATGGTACAACTTACCGAAGACGCCCCTATCATCATTATGGAAGGTGACGAATATTTGAGTTCAGCTTTAGAGATGAAATCCAAGTTTCTTTTTTATCATCCACATATCGTTTTGGTGTCTGGAGTGGCATGGGATCATTTCAATGTTTTTCCTAAGTTTGAAGACTACGTTGCTGCTTTTGAACAACTAGCAGATGGAATTCCAAAGGCGGGTTCTATCATTTATGACGAAACAGATGATATTGTAAAAGTAATAGGGGATAAAGAACGAGAAGATGTTAATCGTTTTCCTTATAAAGCTCACCCATACACTGTCAAAGACGGAAAAGTTGCACTTAAAACTGATGACGGGGCAATTCCTGTAAAGATTTTTGGTGAGCATAACATGAAAAATCTCATGGGAGCTAAGCTTGTTTTGGATCGCTTAGGTATCAATGAAAGCATGTTTTACCAAGCCATTAAGACTTTCGGAGGGGCCGCTAAGCGATTAGAAAAACTAGACGAAAACAAGCATACAGTTATTTATAGAGATTTTGCTCATGCTCCATCTAAAGCAAAAGCAACTACCGAAGCTACAGCAGAGCTTTATGCCGATCGTAATTTGGTGGCATGTTACGAGTTGCACACATTTAGTAGCTTAAATAAAACGTTTTTGCCGCACTATGCAGACTCACTTAACGCTGCTGATACAGCAGTGGTATTCTATAGCCCACATACTATAGAAATGAAAAAGATGCCTGCACTCAACGAGGCCGAAGTAAAAGCTGCATTTGGAAGAGAAGACCTTAATGTTTTCACAGACCGAGCAGCATTAGAAAGCTTCCTAAAAGCTCAAAACTGGTACGAAAGTAATCTCTTACTTATGTCCTCTGGTACATTTGGTGGTATGGATTTCAAAGCCTTTGGTAAAGATATACTAGCATTACCAGTCACTAAAACCAAACGTGAAAGGAAGGGTACCATGCTTGGGCGTTTTTTGAAAAAGAAAAGGAAGTGA
- a CDS encoding selenophosphate synthase: MKEEIKLTQYSHGAGCGCKISPKVLDVILKGNISMPNNERLIVGNSSKDDAAVLDLGNGTALISTTDFFMPIVDDPYNFGRIASANAISDVYAMGGKPVLAIAILGWPIDKLSPEVAQRVIDGSRSICLEAGISLGGGHSIDSPEPIFGLAVNGIVDIKNIKQNNKAEEGDVLFLTKPIGVGILTTAEKKGLLKPEHTELAAKQMMQLNKIGEELGKLESVNAITDVTGFGLLGHLTEMAEGSELSAEIYSSRVPLICEELKEYISAGAVPGGSNRNWDSYGHKIGELTDLQKILFADPQTSGGLLVSVSPEAVDEVQALFADNNLEAFLEPIGKMVKKGENVVEILA, encoded by the coding sequence ATGAAAGAAGAAATAAAATTGACCCAATACTCTCATGGAGCAGGTTGTGGATGCAAAATATCTCCCAAAGTGTTAGATGTGATATTGAAAGGCAACATTTCGATGCCCAATAATGAGCGATTAATTGTTGGAAATAGTAGTAAGGACGACGCTGCGGTACTCGACTTAGGAAATGGCACTGCACTCATCTCAACGACCGATTTTTTCATGCCAATTGTTGACGATCCTTATAATTTTGGAAGAATCGCCTCAGCCAATGCAATTTCGGATGTGTATGCTATGGGAGGAAAGCCGGTTTTAGCAATAGCTATTTTGGGCTGGCCTATTGATAAATTATCTCCAGAAGTTGCTCAGCGAGTAATAGACGGAAGTAGAAGTATTTGCTTAGAAGCAGGGATTTCGCTTGGCGGTGGTCATAGTATCGATTCTCCAGAGCCAATATTTGGCTTAGCCGTAAATGGGATTGTTGACATTAAAAACATAAAGCAAAATAATAAAGCAGAAGAAGGTGATGTGCTTTTCTTAACAAAGCCAATAGGCGTAGGGATACTTACAACTGCGGAAAAGAAAGGTTTGTTGAAGCCTGAGCATACGGAACTTGCTGCAAAGCAAATGATGCAACTCAATAAAATAGGAGAGGAACTAGGGAAATTAGAATCTGTAAATGCTATCACTGATGTAACCGGTTTCGGACTACTTGGTCATCTTACCGAAATGGCAGAAGGCAGTGAATTAAGTGCTGAAATTTATTCAAGCAGGGTTCCATTGATATGCGAAGAGCTTAAAGAATACATTTCTGCTGGAGCCGTTCCTGGTGGATCAAATAGAAACTGGGACAGTTATGGACATAAAATAGGTGAGTTGACTGATTTACAAAAAATCCTTTTTGCTGATCCCCAAACTAGCGGTGGCTTGTTAGTGTCGGTAAGTCCTGAAGCTGTTGATGAGGTTCAGGCTCTTTTTGCTGACAACAACTTGGAAGCCTTTCTTGAACCTATTGGAAAAATGGTTAAAAAGGGTGAAAATGTTGTGGAGATTTTGGCTTGA
- a CDS encoding tRNA 2-selenouridine synthase — translation MERIGIERFLELRNQTVVLDVRSPGEYAHAHIPGAVSLPLFTNEERKVVGTAYKQASREEAIKIGLEYFGPRMRQVVEQVEALGAKEVLVHCWRGGMRSGAIAWLLDLYGFKVSLLDGGYKAYRNWVLRQIEQEYRFKIVGGYTGTAKTDLLYNLIKEEFPVIDLEGLASHKGSALGGIGMPPQPSQEHFENTLAMELARLKTEPFIILEDESQRIGNIQIPNAIYQKMKGSTVYFLDVPVEERLNYLVVEYGKLPIEELKNAILRIQKRLGGLETKNALSHLDENNLKACFEILLRYYDKWYLKGLLSKSKYLKIETKSVDIVINTQLLKSNFITEQE, via the coding sequence TTGGAAAGAATAGGAATTGAGCGTTTTTTGGAGCTAAGAAATCAGACAGTTGTATTGGATGTACGCAGTCCGGGAGAGTACGCTCATGCTCATATTCCTGGGGCAGTCAGTTTGCCATTATTCACAAACGAAGAAAGAAAAGTTGTAGGAACCGCTTACAAGCAAGCGAGTAGGGAAGAGGCAATCAAGATTGGACTAGAGTATTTTGGTCCTAGAATGCGACAAGTGGTAGAACAAGTGGAAGCACTAGGGGCCAAAGAAGTTTTGGTGCATTGCTGGAGAGGAGGAATGAGAAGTGGAGCAATTGCTTGGTTACTCGATTTGTATGGTTTCAAAGTTTCACTTTTAGACGGTGGATATAAAGCATACCGAAATTGGGTTTTGCGACAAATAGAGCAAGAATATAGGTTCAAAATTGTTGGCGGTTATACAGGAACAGCCAAAACTGACCTTTTATACAATCTTATCAAAGAAGAATTTCCTGTCATTGATTTAGAAGGTTTGGCAAGTCATAAGGGCTCGGCATTGGGAGGAATAGGAATGCCACCTCAACCAAGTCAGGAGCATTTTGAGAATACCTTGGCAATGGAATTAGCGAGGCTAAAAACTGAGCCTTTTATCATTCTTGAAGATGAAAGCCAGCGAATAGGAAATATTCAAATTCCTAATGCTATTTATCAAAAAATGAAGGGAAGTACGGTCTACTTTTTGGATGTTCCCGTAGAAGAAAGGCTAAATTACCTTGTGGTTGAATATGGAAAATTACCAATCGAAGAATTGAAAAATGCGATTTTGAGAATCCAAAAAAGACTAGGTGGTTTAGAGACTAAAAATGCTCTCTCTCACTTAGATGAAAATAACTTGAAAGCATGCTTTGAGATATTACTTAGGTATTATGACAAATGGTATTTAAAAGGACTTTTGTCCAAATCAAAATATTTAAAAATAGAAACGAAAAGTGTCGATATAGTGATAAACACGCAATTGTTGAAATCGAATTTTATAACTGAACAGGAATAG
- a CDS encoding Acetyltransferase (GNAT) family protein, producing the protein MSFNIRAVQEADFSRLIALFKEFAIFEKRPDKMKNTVEQMKLEKEYFKAFVATVDDEIVGFASYFISYHTWSGKCIYMDDLYVTSSVRGAGIGKALLDEVIDLAKKENCKKVRWQVSDWNKNAQDFYKSIGASIYQGEYVCDLDLGNT; encoded by the coding sequence ATGAGTTTTAATATAAGAGCAGTACAAGAAGCCGACTTTTCAAGATTGATAGCTTTGTTCAAAGAGTTTGCGATTTTTGAGAAAAGGCCAGATAAAATGAAGAATACCGTCGAGCAAATGAAGCTTGAAAAAGAGTATTTTAAAGCATTTGTTGCTACTGTTGACGATGAAATCGTTGGTTTTGCGAGTTACTTTATAAGTTACCATACTTGGTCAGGAAAATGTATTTACATGGATGATCTATATGTAACATCATCAGTAAGAGGTGCCGGAATTGGTAAAGCTTTATTGGATGAGGTGATTGATTTGGCAAAAAAGGAAAACTGCAAAAAAGTACGTTGGCAAGTGTCAGATTGGAATAAAAATGCCCAGGATTTTTATAAGTCCATAGGAGCAAGTATATATCAAGGAGAATATGTGTGTGATTTGGATTTAGGAAATACCTAA
- a CDS encoding monosaccharide ABC transporter substrate-binding protein, CUT2 family yields the protein MKYILLVLATFLAISSCQNSSESNADQITIGVTMLSMQNEFIVNVADEMQKKADEMGVKLIIVDAERSALKQMEQVESFIAQQVDAIIMNPCEVEASSPAVARAIAAKIPIINVNSETSATPTAFVGSNDVESARIAMNYIAERLGGKGKLLMIHGFMGQAAQIQREEGAKEILKSYPEIELIAEQTGEWDRSKSMDLMQNWIQSYGDGIDAVFAHNDEMGMGAVKALENAGMKDKVIVVSIDAIKDALQAVQKGSLDATVFQNAQKQGSTAIETALKLIKGETVDQQTLIPFELVTKENVDQFLK from the coding sequence ATGAAGTATATCTTATTAGTTTTAGCTACTTTTCTAGCTATAAGTTCCTGTCAAAATAGTTCTGAAAGTAATGCTGATCAAATTACCATTGGCGTAACAATGCTCAGTATGCAAAATGAGTTTATTGTAAACGTTGCGGATGAGATGCAGAAAAAGGCAGACGAAATGGGCGTGAAACTCATCATTGTTGATGCCGAAAGATCAGCCCTTAAGCAAATGGAACAAGTAGAAAGCTTTATCGCTCAACAAGTGGATGCGATCATCATGAATCCTTGTGAAGTGGAAGCTAGTTCGCCAGCGGTAGCAAGAGCAATTGCTGCAAAAATTCCGATTATCAATGTGAACTCAGAGACAAGTGCCACACCAACTGCATTTGTAGGTTCCAATGATGTTGAGTCTGCCAGAATTGCCATGAACTACATCGCCGAACGCTTGGGAGGAAAAGGAAAACTACTCATGATTCATGGGTTTATGGGACAAGCGGCTCAAATTCAAAGGGAAGAAGGAGCTAAAGAAATACTGAAATCATATCCTGAAATTGAACTCATTGCAGAACAAACTGGTGAATGGGATCGATCAAAAAGCATGGACCTCATGCAAAACTGGATTCAGTCTTACGGAGATGGTATTGATGCCGTTTTTGCTCATAATGATGAAATGGGCATGGGTGCAGTTAAGGCATTAGAAAATGCTGGGATGAAAGACAAAGTGATTGTAGTAAGTATAGATGCCATCAAAGATGCATTGCAAGCTGTACAAAAAGGAAGCTTAGATGCCACAGTTTTTCAAAACGCTCAGAAGCAAGGCTCCACTGCCATAGAAACGGCTTTGAAATTAATCAAAGGAGAAACTGTAGATCAGCAAACGCTCATACCATTTGAACTTGTAACGAAAGAGAATGTTGATCAGTTTTTGAAATAA
- a CDS encoding arginine decarboxylase: MKRYIDLIQQTFEFPTREFGVDVNHNLLFNNVPVMDIIKKYGTPLKLTYLPKISEHISHARLLFKNAMKKYNYSGTYTYCYCTKSSHFKYVLDEALKNNVHLETSSAFDMPIIRAMFKEGKVSKNTYIVCNGHKRPLYLDYITGMINDGFTNVVPVLDNLREVDHYINHVDAEQPVKLGIRIATDEEPNFSFYTSRLGIRYKDVDDLYLNKIKPNKQFQLKMLHFFINSGIKDTAYYWSELTRFMFKYCELKKICPELDSIDIGGGLPIQTSVVFNYDYQSMIDEIIENIQWICNKNSVPVPNILTEFGSYTVGESGATIYKVIDKKQQNDRELWYMIDGSFITQLPDSWGIGQKYIMLPINNWDAPYAKVNLGGLTCDSADYYNTEAHSEDLYMPMFEENEAQEQFIGFFHTGAYQESLGGYGGIQHCLIPAPKHVLVDMDENGNLTTELFAEEQDEESMMQVLGYRNDRAKPEQLITKVDTLDELLEDKTEITTN, encoded by the coding sequence ATGAAACGTTACATAGACCTAATTCAACAGACTTTTGAATTTCCTACAAGGGAGTTTGGAGTGGATGTAAACCACAACTTATTATTTAATAATGTGCCTGTTATGGATATTATTAAAAAATATGGGACTCCACTGAAACTTACTTATTTGCCAAAAATAAGTGAGCATATCAGCCATGCAAGGTTGTTGTTTAAGAATGCTATGAAAAAGTACAATTACAGTGGTACATACACTTATTGTTACTGTACGAAGAGCTCTCATTTCAAATATGTGCTCGACGAAGCTCTGAAAAACAACGTTCATTTAGAGACATCTTCTGCATTTGACATGCCGATTATTCGTGCGATGTTCAAAGAAGGGAAGGTTAGCAAAAACACATATATCGTGTGTAATGGTCACAAAAGACCGCTCTACCTCGATTATATTACTGGAATGATCAATGACGGTTTTACCAATGTGGTGCCAGTACTTGATAACTTAAGAGAGGTAGATCACTATATCAACCATGTGGATGCAGAGCAGCCTGTGAAACTCGGGATAAGAATCGCAACAGATGAAGAGCCAAACTTCTCTTTTTATACTTCTAGACTTGGAATCAGGTATAAGGATGTAGATGATTTATACTTAAATAAAATTAAGCCGAACAAGCAGTTTCAATTGAAAATGCTTCACTTTTTCATAAACTCGGGAATCAAAGACACGGCATATTACTGGTCGGAATTGACTCGTTTCATGTTTAAGTATTGTGAGCTGAAGAAGATATGCCCCGAACTAGATAGCATTGATATTGGTGGTGGTTTACCTATTCAAACTTCGGTAGTATTTAACTATGACTACCAGTCTATGATTGACGAAATCATTGAGAACATTCAGTGGATTTGTAACAAAAACAGTGTTCCTGTACCTAATATTTTGACTGAGTTTGGTAGTTATACTGTGGGAGAAAGTGGAGCGACGATATACAAAGTAATTGACAAAAAGCAACAAAACGATCGTGAGCTTTGGTACATGATTGATGGCTCTTTCATAACTCAATTACCTGACTCTTGGGGTATTGGTCAAAAATACATCATGTTGCCAATAAATAACTGGGATGCTCCGTATGCCAAGGTGAATCTTGGTGGGCTCACGTGCGACTCAGCGGATTATTACAATACCGAAGCCCACTCCGAAGATTTATACATGCCGATGTTTGAGGAGAACGAGGCACAAGAACAGTTTATAGGATTTTTCCACACTGGTGCATACCAAGAATCGCTTGGCGGCTATGGCGGAATTCAACATTGCTTGATACCAGCCCCAAAGCATGTATTGGTTGATATGGACGAAAATGGAAACCTTACAACCGAGCTATTTGCCGAGGAACAAGACGAGGAATCAATGATGCAAGTACTTGGTTATAGAAACGACAGGGCAAAGCCTGAGCAATTGATTACCAAGGTGGATACACTTGATGAATTGCTAGAGGATAAAACAGAAATCACAACAAATTGA